The genomic DNA ACCGCGCCCAGCCCCTTGGCCCCCATCACAATCAAGTCGGACTGGTGCTTGGTGGCCACCTTCATGATCTCCTCGGCTGGCTTCCCAAGCTGATAGACCGGCTCGGCCGTAAATCCCGCCTTCACCAGCTTCCGCACGCTCCGTTCGACCAGCTTGTGCCCTGCTGCCTTCAGCTCCGGGTACTTGATGAAGGGCATCACATGAATGACGCTCACGTGGATCGGCCCGCCCTTGCCGGTCGCACGATCCGCGTGAAATTTGTTCACCAGAAAATCCAGCGCCTTGGCCGATGCGGACGACCCGTCGGTCGCCAAGGTGATCCGCTGCACCGGCGCCGCCTCGCCCTTCACAACGAGTACGGGGCAGGTCGCATGGTGAATGAGAGCCGTCGACACGCTGCCGAGCATGAAGCGATCGAGCGCGTCGAGGCCCTGGCTGCCCACCACCAACAACCCGTCCCGCTTGGGCGCTCGCTTCAAAATCGTCGAGGCAACGGCCCCCTGCTCCTTGCGGGCCGTGCCCTTGAGTTTCAGCGAGGCTAACTGCTGCTTGGCCTCCTTGAGGGCTTTGACCGAATGCGCTTCCATACGCTGAATTTCTTCATGGATGTACCGT from Nitrospirota bacterium includes the following:
- a CDS encoding universal stress protein, with translation MKVLVATDGSKYGRWAMNWVAKLPLVEPATVTALHVVDIASLRAPFLAQPVMAGTERYIHEEIQRMEAHSVKALKEAKQQLASLKLKGTARKEQGAVASTILKRAPKRDGLLVVGSQGLDALDRFMLGSVSTALIHHATCPVLVVKGEAAPVQRITLATDGSSASAKALDFLVNKFHADRATGKGGPIHVSVIHVMPFIKYPELKAAGHKLVERSVRKLVKAGFTAEPVYQLGKPAEEIMKVATKHQSDLIVMGAKGLGAVARFLLGSVSTRVVQHSSCSVLVVR